Proteins encoded together in one Coriobacteriia bacterium window:
- a CDS encoding STAS domain-containing protein, with protein MELEIATEKDGSSCVLALSGEVDVYTAPTLKDRLVSVVDDGCVDIVVDLEKVAFIDSSGLGVLVGGLRRAREKDGSLRLICTQDSILKIFRITGLDKVFPVFASRGEAQGF; from the coding sequence ATGGAACTCGAGATAGCGACCGAGAAGGACGGCTCCTCTTGCGTCCTGGCACTATCGGGCGAGGTGGATGTCTACACGGCGCCCACGCTCAAGGACCGTCTCGTCTCCGTCGTCGATGACGGCTGCGTGGATATCGTCGTGGACCTGGAGAAGGTCGCCTTCATCGACAGCTCCGGACTCGGGGTGCTCGTAGGCGGCTTGCGCCGCGCGAGAGAGAAGGACGGCTCTCTGCGGCTGATATGCACGCAGGACTCCATCCTGAAGATCTTTCGCATCACCGGTCTCGACAAAGTCTTCCCGGTCTTCGCCTCGCGAGGCGAGGCGCAAGGCTTCTAG
- a CDS encoding STAS domain-containing protein gives MALNIELEQTEPYWSLALTGDLDYSECATFRMNIDRILKSGPGSTIVDISGLDYLDSSGLGLLLSLSKEYSAQGGRLVLVTNETVDSILQLTRLNGIFSTAATRHAAAEMLADTAPAG, from the coding sequence ATGGCTCTCAACATAGAACTCGAACAGACCGAGCCCTACTGGTCACTAGCCCTCACCGGCGACCTCGACTACAGCGAGTGCGCGACGTTCCGCATGAACATCGACCGCATCCTGAAGTCGGGTCCAGGTTCGACGATCGTCGACATCTCGGGTCTCGACTACCTCGACAGCTCTGGGCTCGGCCTCTTGCTGAGTCTCTCGAAGGAGTACTCCGCGCAGGGCGGTCGGCTCGTGCTCGTCACGAACGAGACGGTCGACAGCATCCTGCAGCTCACTCGTCTGAACGGCATCTTCTCCACAGCGGCCACGCGACACGCCGCGGCGGAGATGCTCGCCGACACCGCGCCCGCCGGGTAG
- a CDS encoding amidohydrolase family protein, which translates to MLLAARYVLPVSSPHIEEGAVLVRDGRIDAVGTRERLVAENPEEPLRDFGSAVLMPGFVDLHTHLEYSIFRGAVDDVPYSQWKMQVVHKEASLEPRDWEDSATLGAMETMQSGITTIADITNSGASLRAAAGAGLRGVVYREVSTMDKTKVDAKLAAARADMDEWRATADSALLSIGIAPHSPYTCHPSLFRRVADLARDEGLKVAIHLAGSKDEWDFVMYGSSPLAQDFREQAGWTDVAWMPTGVSPVRYVLQWGLFDIPGVLAVHCVQVDDADIDVLGSHGVAVAHCPRCNAKLGMGIAPLHRLLARGLHVGMGTDSPASNNTVDTFDEMRIGLLLQRGLTGEASFFTAEKFVRMATLEGARALGMEDRVGSLEAGKRADIVAVDLSSSHMVPTQDPYSALVHTANQENVVMTMVDGAVLYERGEYLTVDAEAALAAAEKTRGKLRG; encoded by the coding sequence ATGCTGCTCGCCGCCCGCTACGTCCTGCCCGTCTCCTCGCCCCACATCGAAGAGGGCGCCGTGCTGGTGCGCGACGGCCGGATCGATGCCGTGGGGACGCGGGAGAGACTTGTGGCCGAGAATCCCGAGGAGCCGCTGCGTGACTTCGGCTCCGCGGTGCTCATGCCGGGATTCGTCGACCTTCACACGCATCTCGAGTACTCGATCTTCCGCGGCGCGGTGGACGACGTGCCGTACAGCCAGTGGAAGATGCAGGTCGTCCACAAGGAGGCGTCGCTCGAACCTCGGGACTGGGAGGACTCGGCGACCCTCGGCGCCATGGAGACGATGCAGTCGGGCATCACGACGATCGCGGACATCACGAACTCCGGGGCGAGCCTGCGCGCGGCCGCTGGAGCCGGGTTGCGTGGCGTGGTCTACCGCGAGGTCTCGACGATGGACAAGACGAAGGTCGATGCGAAGCTTGCGGCCGCCCGTGCCGATATGGACGAGTGGAGAGCGACGGCCGACTCCGCCCTGCTCTCGATAGGCATCGCGCCGCACTCGCCCTACACGTGTCATCCGTCACTCTTCCGTCGCGTCGCCGACCTCGCGCGCGACGAGGGGCTGAAGGTCGCCATCCACCTTGCGGGCAGCAAGGACGAGTGGGACTTCGTCATGTACGGCTCGTCGCCGCTCGCTCAGGACTTCCGGGAGCAGGCGGGCTGGACCGACGTCGCGTGGATGCCTACGGGTGTGAGCCCGGTGCGATACGTGCTCCAGTGGGGATTGTTCGACATCCCCGGAGTGCTTGCCGTCCACTGCGTGCAGGTCGACGACGCCGACATCGACGTACTCGGCTCGCATGGGGTCGCCGTCGCGCACTGCCCGCGGTGCAACGCCAAGCTCGGGATGGGCATCGCGCCTCTCCACCGTCTGCTGGCGCGGGGCCTGCACGTGGGCATGGGGACGGACTCCCCGGCGTCGAACAACACCGTGGACACGTTCGACGAGATGCGCATCGGCCTGCTCCTCCAGCGCGGGCTGACGGGCGAGGCTTCGTTCTTCACCGCGGAGAAGTTCGTGCGGATGGCTACTCTCGAAGGCGCCAGAGCTCTTGGGATGGAGGACCGCGTCGGATCGCTCGAGGCCGGGAAACGCGCGGACATAGTCGCGGTCGACCTCTCGTCGAGCCACATGGTACCTACGCAGGACCCGTACAGCGCGCTCGTCCATACGGCGAACCAGGAGAACGTCGTGATGACCATGGTCGACGGCGCCGTCCTCTACGAGCGCGGTGAGTATCTCACCGTCGACGCGGAGGCGGCCCTCGCGGCTGCGGAGAAGACGCGCGGCAAGTTGCGCGGCTAG
- the ubiE gene encoding bifunctional demethylmenaquinone methyltransferase/2-methoxy-6-polyprenyl-1,4-benzoquinol methylase UbiE, with amino-acid sequence MAAPAGDPTGSSPAGTPTTDGVRSIFSRIAGRYDLLNTLMSLGLHRRWRDMTVRVASPTSGTAALDLCSGTGDLALALARAGAGRVVGTDFVPEMLEVARRKAAAAGSPDGVEFDFADAQDLPFGDGSFDVVTVGFGVRNLPDRAANFREVMRVLRPGGRYLILEFTRPPNKVFRALYHAYLRVVVPALGALVAGDRDSYQYLGDSIRRFPDQAALGGELRAAGFSHIVWRDLAFGIVALHVATK; translated from the coding sequence GTGGCGGCGCCCGCAGGAGACCCTACGGGCTCTTCGCCGGCCGGGACGCCGACCACAGACGGGGTGCGCTCCATCTTCTCGCGCATCGCGGGCAGGTACGACCTGCTCAATACCCTCATGAGCCTGGGTCTCCATCGCCGGTGGCGTGACATGACCGTGCGCGTCGCGTCCCCGACCTCCGGCACGGCCGCACTTGACCTGTGCTCCGGAACGGGTGATCTCGCCCTCGCGCTGGCGCGCGCGGGAGCCGGCCGAGTCGTGGGCACCGACTTCGTGCCCGAGATGCTCGAGGTCGCTCGCCGCAAGGCGGCCGCGGCGGGATCTCCCGACGGCGTAGAGTTCGACTTCGCGGACGCGCAGGACCTGCCGTTCGGCGATGGGTCCTTCGACGTGGTGACGGTCGGCTTCGGAGTCCGCAACCTTCCCGACCGCGCCGCGAACTTCCGTGAGGTGATGCGGGTCCTGCGACCGGGCGGCCGCTATCTCATCCTCGAGTTCACCAGGCCGCCGAACAAGGTCTTCCGCGCTCTTTACCATGCTTATCTGCGCGTCGTCGTCCCGGCTCTCGGCGCGCTCGTCGCCGGCGACCGGGACTCGTACCAGTACCTGGGCGACTCGATCCGGCGTTTTCCCGACCAGGCGGCCCTCGGTGGAGAGCTGCGCGCCGCGGGCTTCTCGCATATCGTCTGGAGGGACCTCGCCTTCGGAATCGTCGCGCTGCACGTGGCAACGAAGTAG
- a CDS encoding TIGR04190 family B12-binding domain/radical SAM domain protein, giving the protein MPKVDLVLLHAPSVYDFRESSIMYGPVSDMVPSTPVFEMYPLGFTTIAEYLERRGFRVRIVNLAVLMLTKPRFNVERAIREMDPAAFGIDLHWLPHAHGSVEIAKLVKKIHPSTPVIFGGLSASFFHEELASYPCVDYVVRGDSTEEPMARLMSAITRGGSVSDVPNLTYRTADGSVVANDLSWVPDDMNDISLDYSYNMRAVIRHRDMMGFVPFKDWLQYPVCASLTCRGCTHDCVTCGGSAYSFRTHFGRRKVAFRDPELLVRDIANIQRYIPGPIFVLNDFLQAGRDYTAAFIRGVGKLKLKNPIAFEFFKPPAEEFYAFLSENLRDWSCEVSVESHDDDVRRAFGKQHYVMADVEESIAAALRQGCSRFDLYYMTGLPTQTAESVIGTAEYSESLYSKVGNDRRLLQFVSPMAPFLDPGSMAYDDPARFGYRRLADTLEEHRQLLVEPSWKQIMNYESLTMTKDELVDATYVAALGLNRVKARAGIVSTEVAATTESRILSARVAMTRIDACLDLPPAQRTAGLAALREEVARLNESTVCEKSELNWPANANLRHVVNVIGLWFRESLASLFSPITIARRRFAARHAGA; this is encoded by the coding sequence ATGCCGAAGGTCGACCTGGTGCTTCTTCATGCACCGAGCGTCTACGACTTCCGGGAGAGTTCCATCATGTACGGGCCGGTCTCGGACATGGTCCCGTCGACCCCGGTCTTCGAGATGTACCCTCTCGGCTTCACCACGATCGCCGAGTACCTCGAGCGCAGGGGATTCCGCGTCCGCATCGTGAACCTCGCGGTGCTCATGCTCACGAAGCCCCGTTTCAACGTGGAGCGCGCGATCCGGGAGATGGATCCCGCCGCGTTCGGGATCGACCTTCACTGGCTGCCTCATGCCCACGGCTCCGTCGAGATCGCGAAGCTCGTCAAGAAGATCCATCCATCGACCCCGGTCATCTTCGGCGGACTGTCCGCGTCGTTCTTCCATGAGGAGCTCGCGTCGTATCCGTGCGTGGACTACGTCGTGCGTGGCGACTCCACCGAGGAGCCCATGGCCAGGTTGATGTCGGCGATCACGCGAGGAGGGTCCGTCTCGGACGTGCCGAACCTCACGTATCGCACCGCGGACGGCTCCGTCGTCGCGAACGACCTCTCGTGGGTGCCGGACGACATGAACGACATCTCTCTCGACTACTCGTACAACATGCGGGCTGTGATCCGGCATCGGGACATGATGGGCTTCGTGCCTTTCAAGGACTGGCTCCAGTATCCCGTCTGCGCCTCGCTCACGTGCCGCGGCTGCACGCACGACTGCGTGACGTGCGGCGGGTCCGCGTACTCGTTCAGGACGCACTTCGGCAGGCGGAAGGTCGCCTTCCGCGACCCCGAGCTCCTCGTTCGCGACATCGCCAACATCCAGCGCTACATCCCAGGGCCGATCTTCGTCCTGAACGACTTCCTACAGGCCGGCCGCGACTACACGGCCGCGTTCATCAGGGGTGTGGGCAAGCTGAAGCTCAAGAACCCCATCGCGTTCGAGTTCTTCAAGCCTCCCGCGGAGGAGTTCTACGCCTTCCTGAGCGAGAACCTTCGAGACTGGAGTTGCGAGGTCTCGGTCGAGAGCCATGACGACGATGTGAGACGCGCGTTCGGCAAGCAGCACTACGTGATGGCCGACGTCGAGGAGTCGATCGCCGCGGCGCTGAGGCAAGGGTGTTCCCGGTTCGACCTCTACTACATGACCGGGCTTCCGACGCAGACCGCGGAATCGGTCATCGGGACCGCGGAGTACTCGGAGTCGCTCTACTCGAAGGTCGGGAACGACCGCAGGCTTCTGCAGTTCGTCTCGCCCATGGCGCCGTTCCTCGACCCCGGCTCGATGGCCTACGATGATCCTGCACGGTTCGGGTATCGGCGGCTCGCCGACACCCTCGAGGAGCACAGGCAGCTGCTCGTCGAGCCCTCGTGGAAGCAGATCATGAACTACGAGTCCCTGACGATGACGAAGGACGAACTCGTCGACGCGACGTACGTGGCCGCGCTCGGGCTCAACCGCGTGAAGGCGCGAGCGGGCATCGTCTCGACCGAGGTCGCCGCGACCACCGAGAGCCGGATCCTCTCCGCGAGGGTCGCCATGACGCGCATCGACGCGTGTCTCGACCTGCCCCCGGCACAACGCACGGCGGGTCTCGCCGCATTGAGGGAAGAGGTCGCCAGGCTCAACGAGTCGACCGTGTGCGAGAAGTCCGAGCTGAACTGGCCGGCGAACGCCAACCTCCGTCACGTCGTCAACGTCATCGGCCTGTGGTTCCGGGAAAGCCTCGCCTCGCTGTTCTCGCCGATCACGATCGCCCGACGGCGGTTCGCGGCGCGTCACGCGGGGGCGTGA